In the genome of Chloroflexota bacterium, the window TCCGCGGTGCGGAAGCCGAGCGCGCCGCCCTTGCTGACCGTCTGCGTGCCGACGTTGGACGTCATGATGATGAGCGTGTTGCGGAAGTCCACCGTCCGACCGTGCCCGTCGGTCAGCCGCCCGTCGTCGAGGATCTGCAGCAGCGTGTTCCAGACCTCCGGGTGCGCCTTCTCGATCTCGTCGAACAGCACGACCTGATACGGTCGCCGCCGCACCGCCTCGGTCAGTTGCCCGCCCTCGCCGTAGCCGACGTAGCCAGGAGGCGCGCCGACCAAGCGGCTGACGGTGTGCATCTCCTGGTACTCGCTCATGTCGACGCGCACCATCGCGTCCTGGTCGTCGAACATGTACTCCGCGAGCGCTTTGGCCAGTTGCGTCTTGCCGACGCCGGTCGTGCCGAGGAACATGAACGAACCGATCGGCCGGCGTGGGTCCTTCATGCCGGCGCGCCCACGGCGGATGGCGTCGGAGACGAGCCGCACCGCCTCGTCCTGCCCGACGAGTCGCTGGTGCAGGCCGTCCTCCATGTGCAGCAGCCGGTCGGCTTCTGTCTCCAGCATGCGCTTGACCGGCACGCCGGTCCACGACGCGACGATCTCGGCGATGTCCTCGCCGTCCACGATCTCGTCGAGCCCGCGCTCGCGGCGGAACGCGCCCGCCTTCTGGTTAAATTCGGCTTCCAGCTTGATCCGGTCGGCTTTGACGCGCGCGGCGTGCTCGTACTCGGTCTTTTGCGCGGCCTGCTCTTCTTCGGCCAGCAGCGTCTGGATGCGCGCGCGCTGCTCGCGCAGATCGTGCGGCAGGTCGAAGATGTCGATGCGCAGCTTGGCCGCCGCCTCGTCCATCAGGTCGATCGCCTTGTCGGGCAGCGAGCGCTCGGTGACGTAGCGGTGCGACAGCCGCGCGGCCGCGTCGAGCGCGCTGTCGTCGATCTTGATCTGGTGGTGCTGCTCGTAGCGCGGACGCAGCACGCGCAGCATCTGCACCGTGTCGTCGACCGACGGCTCCTCGACGTAGATCGGCGCGAAGCGGCGCTCCAGCGCGCGGTCGTTCTCGATGTGGTTGCGGTACTCGTCGGCTGTGCTCGCGCCGACGCACTGCAATTCGCCGCGCGCCAGCGCCGGCTTCATCATGTTGCTGGCGTCGAGCGAGCCCTGCGCCGCGCCGGCGCCGACGACGTTGTGCAACTCGTCGATGAACAGGATAATCTCGCCGTTGGCGGCGCGTGTCTCGTCCAGCACGGCCTTCAGCCGCTCCTCGAACTCGCCGCGGAAGCGCGAGCCGGCCACCATGCCGCCGAGGTCGAGCTCGATCAGGCGCTTGTTCGTCAGGTTGTCGGGCACGTCGCCGCTGACGATGCGCTGGGCCAGCCCCTCGACGATCGCCGTCTTGCCGACGCCCGCCTCGCCGATCAGCACCGGGTTGTTCTTGGTGCGGCGCGCCAGCACGCGCATGACGCGCATGATCTCCTCGTCGCGCCCGATGATCGGGTCGAGCTTGCCCGCCCGGGCCAGCGCGGTCAGGTCGCGCCCGAACTTCTCCAGGCTGCGGTACTTCGTCTCGGCGTGCGGGTCGGTGATTTTCTGGCCGCCGCGCACCTGCTGGATGGCGCTGAGCGCGCGGTCCTTGCTGATCGCCGACTCGCGCAGGATGCCGGCCGCGGCGCCGTCGCGCTCGCCGACGATGGCGAGGAAGATGTGCTCGGTCGAGATGAACTCGTCGCCCATCCGGCGCGCTTCCTCTTCCGCGCCGTCCATCACACGCTTCAGGCGCGGCGTGACGAAGATCTGTGCCTGGCCGAACGACGATGACGGTGTGAAATAGGTCTTGGCCGTCGCCTGCAGCGCGTCGTCGATGCGCCGCCGAATGTACTCGCCATCGGCCTGCAGGATATTGACGACCTGCGTAATCACGCCTTCCGGCTGCTCCAGCAGCGCGAGCAACAGGTGCTCCACATCCAACTGGCTGTGCTTATAGCGCACCAGAATCTCTTGCGCGCGGGCAATCGCGTCCTGCGCGCGCTCCGTGTACCGGTCAAATCGCATCATAATGCATGCCTCTTTCCGTTTCCTCCCAGGGTCTTTTCAAAGTCGGATTTGCCCTCTCCCTAACCCTCTCCCGCGACGCAAAAGCGGCGTCGCAGGCGAGGGAATGGACGTCTTCCCCTGTTCGCTGCCGTTGCGAACGGGGGAAGGCAGGGATGGGGGCAGCGCAGGCCTGGACTTTGGAAAAACCCTGCGTTTCCTCCCCGATAACCAAAACGCCGGCGCAGACGAGCTGTACCGGCGTCACTTGCTGTCTTGGCATTTATTATACGACAGCAACAATCAGAATTTCGTTAGAACCCGCCTGACCAACCGGGTAGTTTGGGCGCCCTTCGACCCCGTCTGCTCAGTGCGTTGGCTGAGCTAGTCGAAGCCATCCACCCTTCGACCGTTCGACCCCGTCTGCGCGGGGCGGTACGGCAGGCTCAGGGTGCGTGCCTT includes:
- a CDS encoding AAA family ATPase; this encodes MRFDRYTERAQDAIARAQEILVRYKHSQLDVEHLLLALLEQPEGVITQVVNILQADGEYIRRRIDDALQATAKTYFTPSSSFGQAQIFVTPRLKRVMDGAEEEARRMGDEFISTEHIFLAIVGERDGAAAGILRESAISKDRALSAIQQVRGGQKITDPHAETKYRSLEKFGRDLTALARAGKLDPIIGRDEEIMRVMRVLARRTKNNPVLIGEAGVGKTAIVEGLAQRIVSGDVPDNLTNKRLIELDLGGMVAGSRFRGEFEERLKAVLDETRAANGEIILFIDELHNVVGAGAAQGSLDASNMMKPALARGELQCVGASTADEYRNHIENDRALERRFAPIYVEEPSVDDTVQMLRVLRPRYEQHHQIKIDDSALDAAARLSHRYVTERSLPDKAIDLMDEAAAKLRIDIFDLPHDLREQRARIQTLLAEEEQAAQKTEYEHAARVKADRIKLEAEFNQKAGAFRRERGLDEIVDGEDIAEIVASWTGVPVKRMLETEADRLLHMEDGLHQRLVGQDEAVRLVSDAIRRGRAGMKDPRRPIGSFMFLGTTGVGKTQLAKALAEYMFDDQDAMVRVDMSEYQEMHTVSRLVGAPPGYVGYGEGGQLTEAVRRRPYQVVLFDEIEKAHPEVWNTLLQILDDGRLTDGHGRTVDFRNTLIIMTSNVGTQTVSKGGALGFRTADAQVADAHFREKMTDELKKTFRPEFLNRIDEIVIFHALTPEHIVRIVDLEVKEVAKRIVEHGLSLELTKAARQWLGKNGYDQQYGARPLKRLIQRALETPLSSKLLSGVFKAGDHVVVDASEDGLTMTKQAPAVVMETASTQKPIDA